Proteins encoded together in one Lathyrus oleraceus cultivar Zhongwan6 chromosome 5, CAAS_Psat_ZW6_1.0, whole genome shotgun sequence window:
- the LOC127087129 gene encoding monofunctional riboflavin biosynthesis protein RIBA 3, chloroplastic: MDSASFPRPLISNVITHSLHRSCTTPHSARFGLWKNNVTNLAFYAVGFSKVGVEDMFDDSDLKRNENGAILGTFDSEITQENNDFFVSEAEGDPDCPSKGYSSIEHALNALREGKFVVVVDDENSNIEGNLIKAASLISTKNVAFMIKHGSGIISVGMKEQDLRRLNLPLMSPETEEEDSSAPTFTITVDAKYGTSTGVSAADRAKTILVLSSPESKPEDLRKPGHVFPLKYRNGGVLRRAGHTEASVDLVTLAGLPPFSVLTALVDVEDGNMASLPGLRSLALECNLPIVSITDLIRYRRKREKLVERTYVSDLPTKWGLFRAYCYSSKLDGTEHVAVVKGNIGDGQDVLVRVHSECLTGDIFGSARCDCGNQLDLAMELIEEAERGVLVYLRGHEGRGIGLGHKLKAYNLQDQGRDTVQANLDLGLAVDAREYGIGAQILRDIGVRTMRLMTNNPAKFVGLKGYGLAVIGRVPVLTPITEQNKRYLETKRTKMGHIYGSDI, translated from the exons ATGGACTCTGCTTCATTCCCTCGTCCTTTGATTTCCAACGTCATCACCCACAGCTTGCATCGTTCATGCACTACTCCACATAGTGCGAGATTTGGTCTATGGAAGAACAACGTGACAAACTTGGCTTTTTATGCTGTTGGATTCTCTAAAGTTGGAGTTGAAGACATGTTTGATGATAGTGATTTGAAGAGAAACGAAAATGGAGCAATCTTGGGAACTTTTGATAGTGAAATAACACAAGAAAATAATGATTTCTTTGTGAGCGAAGCCGAAGGTGATCCGGATTGTCCTTCTAAAGGATACTCTTCCATTGAGCATGCCCTTAACGCATTACGCGAAGGAAAG TTTGTAGTAGTTGTTGACGATGAAAACAGCAATATTGAAGGAAATCTTATAAAGGCTGCATCGCTAATTAGTACCAAGAATGTGGCTTTTATGATTAAACATGGATCAGGAATAATTTCTGTTGGCATGAAAGAACAAGATCTTCGAAGATTGAATCTTCCTCTGATGTCACCAGAGACTGAAGAAGAGGATTCATCTGCCCCTACTTTCACTATCACAGTG GATGCAAAATATGGAACTTCCACCGGTGTATCGGCTGCGGATAGGGCAAAAACAATACTTGTTCTATCATCTCCGGAGTCTAAACCAGAGGATTTGAGAAAACCAGGTCATGTTTTTCCTCTCAAGTATAGAAATGGCGGAGTTCTTAGAAGAGCCGGTCATACCGAGGCTTCTGTCGATTTAGTTACATTGGCTGGATTGCCTCCATTTTCTGTTCTCACTGCTCTTGTTGATGTTGAGGATGGAAATATGGCGTCTTTGCCCGGTTTGAGAAGCTTAGCATTGGAGTGTAATTTACCAATTGTCTCTATAACTGATTTGATAAG GTATCGGAGAAAGCGAGAGAAACTAGTTGAAAGAACTTATGTCTCTGATCTTCCAACAAAATGGGGTCTATTTCGAGCATATTGTTATAGTTCAAAGTTAGATGGAACTGAGCATGTGGCTGTTGTAAAG GGAAACATCGGAGATGGTCAAGATGTTCTAGTGCGAGTACATTCAGAATGTTTAACTGGAGACATATTTGGATCAGCTCGGTGCGACTGTGGTAACCAACTAGACTTAGCAATGGAGTTAATTGAAGAAGCTGAAAGAGGAGTACTAGTTTATCTTAGAGGTCATGAAGGAAGAGGCATTGGGTTAGGTCACAAACTTAAAGCCTATAATTTGCAGGATCAAGGTCGTGATACCGTCCAAGCAAACTTAGATTTGGGCTTAGCTGTTGATGCTCGTGAGTATGGAATCGGTGCTCAG ATTTTGAGGGATATTGGAGTTCGAACAATGAGGCTAATGACAAACAATCCAGCAAAGTTTGTTGGTCTTAAAGGATATGGTTTGGCAGTGATAGGGCGTGTTCCTGTGCTAACACCAATCACGGAACAAAACAAGCGATACTTAGAAACAAAAAGGACCAAAATGGGTCATATTTATGGGTCTGATATATAA